The Plasmodium vinckei vinckei genome assembly, chromosome: PVVCY_06 genome contains a region encoding:
- a CDS encoding non-SERCA-type Ca2+ -transporting P-ATPase, putative, with the protein MSSERQSVTPNRANIKGEDNNNQNNQTNDVSNSPVNNNSNINENGQGTVKENENGVNTNIQDIQTGGQENDKPSMGQKRRSPKKEKSTPMIEKAKTENLSNSKIGNENENPNEGKEREEMDKLQKAKTERLEEERRRAERERIENFKSERLDLDKQREERESFEKKKTEKPAEEKAKVKVGEKNDGDNAANKGILVKAKSKEAKEAKEAKEANEAKEAKEANEAKEANEAKEANDEKENDEGYRNHYASESIENLCKEFDLVDINRGLTFEQVKINRERFGENFIEKDSVTPIWLIFLSQYYSPVVMLLLVAAVASLALNEVVEGISIITIVTLNACLATYMEKSSGDAIAKLAEMASPQCTVLREGQKMIIPSREVVVGDVVLITAGDSISADLRLIEVIELKTNESLLTGESEDIKKTLIPSDYTTAFCTNLCFATTSVTNGCGKGIAISTGLNTQVGKIASQLKKSSEGSKLTPLQVSLNRLGGLIGLIAIIVLMVIITLAILINYKDPAHADKDPLLVIIIIGVGFAVSSVPEGLPMVVTITLSAGAKDMVRKNANVRKLPAVETLGCCSVICSDKTGTLTEGKMTAINIVTFCRNSKLNDKNELTKTYDFYPTKGFEPYGGIFDSLELTSEIKKKIVLAKNKNISFDTILQNYGNPENKNLNVYKTRSLMLAAYLNSYDTTLSKNPKTAKWEIQGNMSEGPIVVAAAKAGYSIFNNSENAENNYLTKFKRLEDLEIPFNSSRKMKVIFYKLIENDKFENINLKNNKSNTSYTHIAFIKGAPDKLTDISTHLIKEGQNELQVSWDKRITDNEKLILANKNIELSQKALRVLAVCIKPLTDKQIDHLRKLEDADERLLFIKNDEQGGFIPLGYIASFDPPRAGVKEAIQTCRDAQVKVIMITGDQKTTAIAIGKLIGLINNKKSGNDDIKDNEKEGEENSNTIQAIECSELHVNKNPNEPILPDDELDKFVDNVLIYSRAQPEDKITIVQSLKRKGYLVAMTGDGVNDAPALKAADIGVAMGINGTEVAKGASEMILIDDNFCTVVSAIDVGRTIYSNIQKFVCFLLGTNIGEIIYLSVSIITQMPFPLEALQILFLNLMTDGCPAVALSREPPNADNMKTPPRPKKQPIMTKRWWLYGILPHTIFEAICVLLSLAFSLYICTGSYTLNDIHNSCRTVNIPNSSDPSEFFEYKYFCSTYEYRISPDYTGWITNLNFWDPRENKPITFWGAAKGKIENITPTHESIHPDVRIIMQSGCLNDLQTDEYGWCKPSSDATVESNDDHVKGAFNRHFEDISSKGSKRGRTMAFISAVWCEMLRAYTVRSWEPFYKVFNRNMWMHLACSISATMTFLATCIPGITSILNTECLLWWQYLIGISWALLNLILDEIVPKVIYRRKYMSIKN; encoded by the coding sequence ATGAGTTCAGAAAGGCAAAGCGTGACTCCAAACCGCgcaaatataaaagggGAAGACAATAACAACCAAAATAATCAAACAAACGATGTATCAAATTCTcctgtaaataataattcaaatatcAATGAAAATGGTCAAGGTACAGtcaaagaaaatgaaaacggtgtaaatacaaatatacaAGATATTCAAACCGGAGGGCAAGAAAATGACAAACCTTCTATGGGACAAAAAAGGAGATCAccaaagaaagaaaaatcaACACCAATGATTGAAAAAGCCAAAACCGAAAACTTAAGTAATAGTAAAATaggaaatgaaaatgagAACCCAAATGAAGGTAAAGAGAGGGAGGAAATGGACAAACTTCAAAAAGCAAAAACAGAGAGGTTGGAAGAAGAGAGAAGAAGAGCAGAAAGGGAAAGAATCGAAAATTTCAAAAGTGAAAGATTAGATCTTGACAAACAAAGGGAAGAAAGGGAaagttttgaaaaaaagaaaacggAGAAACCAGCTGAGGAAAAAGCCAAAGTGAAAGTTggggaaaaaaatgatgggGACAATGCAGCTAATAAAGGAATATTGGTCAAGGCAAAATCAAAGGAAGCAAAGGAAGCAAAGGAAGCAAAGGAAGCAAATGAAGCAAAGGAAGCAAAGGAAGCAAATGAAGCAAAGGAAGCAAATGAAGCAAAGGAAgcaaatgatgaaaaagagAACGATGAAGGATATCGTAATCATTATGCATCTGAAAGTAttgaaaatttatgtaAAGAATTTGATTTAGTAGATATAAATAGAGGGTTAACTTTTGAGCaagttaaaataaatagagAAAGATTCGGAGAGaattttattgaaaaagaTTCTGTAACCCCAATATggctaatatttttatcacaaTATTATAGTCCCGTTgttatgttattattagtTGCAGCAGTAGCTAGTCTTGCATTAAATGAAGTTGTAGAAGGAATATCAATTATTACTATTGTTACATTAAATGCTTGTTTAGCTACTTATATGGAAAAATCATCAGGTGATGCTATAGCAAAATTAGCTGAAATGGCTTCACCACAATGTACCGTATTAAGAGAAGgacaaaaaatgattatacCATCTCGGGAGGTTGTTGTAGGAGATGTTGTTTTAATAACAGCAGGAGATTCAATATCTGCGGATTTAAGATTAATAGAAGTTATAGAATTGAAAACTAATGAAAGTTTATTAACAGGAGAATCAGaagatattaaaaaaacattaattCCAAGTGATTATACAACAGCTTTTTGTACGAACTTATGTTTTGCTACTACATCTGTAACTAATGGATGTGGTAAAGGTATTGCTATATCTACAGGATTAAATACTCAAGTTGGCAAGATAGCAtcacaattaaaaaaatcaagTGAAGGAAGTAAATTAACACCATTACAAGTTTCATTAAATAGATTAGGAGGATTGATAGGATTAATTGCTATTATTGTTCTTATggttattattacattagctattttaattaattataaagatCCCGCACATGCAGATAAAGATCCGCTTTtagtaataattattattggtGTTGGTTTTGCAGTATCATCAGTACCAGAAGGATTACCTATGGTTGTTACAATTACATTATCGGCTGGAGCAAAAGATATGGTTCgaaaaaatgcaaatgTTAGAAAATTGCCAGCTGTTGAGACTTTAGGATGTTGTTCAGTTATTTGTTCTGATAAAACTGGTACTTTAACAGAAGGTAAAATGACAGCAATTAATATTGTCACATTTTGTAGAAATTctaaattaaatgataaaaatgaattaacaAAAACTTATGACTTTTATCCAACCAAAGGATTTGAACCATATGGTGGTATTTTTGATTCATTAGAGTTAACAagtgaaattaaaaaaaaaatagttttagccaaaaataaaaatatatcattcgatactattttacaaaattatggTAATccagaaaataaaaatttaaatgtatataaaacaagATCATTAATGTTAGCTGCTTATTTAAATTCATATGATACTACATTATCGAAAAATCCTAAAACAGCAAAATGGGAAATACAAGGAAATATGAGTGAAGGACCTATAGTTGTTGCAGCAGCAAAAGCAGGATATAGCATTTTCAATAATTCTGAAAATgctgaaaataattatcttacaaaatttaaaagattAGAAGATTTAGAAATTCCATTTAATTCGTCgagaaaaatgaaagtcatattttataaactaattgaaaatgataaatttgaaaatattaatttaaaaaataataaatcaaatacTAGCTACACACACATAGCATTTATAAAAGGAGCACCAGATAAACTCACAGATATAAGTACACATCTAATAAAAGAAGGTCAAAATGAATTACAAGTTTCATGGGATAAAAGAATTAcagataatgaaaaattaattttagctaacaaaaatattgaacTATCACAAAAAGCTTTGAGAGTTTTAGCTGTATGTATTAAACCTTTAACAGATAAACAAATAGACCATTTAAGAAAATTAGAAGATGCAGATGAaagattattatttattaagaATGATGAACAAGGAGGATTTATACCTTTAGGTTATATTGCATCATTTGATCCACCAAGAGCTGGAGTTAAAGAAGCTATACAGACTTGTCGAGATGCACAAGTTAAAGTTATTATGATTACAGGAGATCAAAAAACAACAGCTATTGCTATTGGTAAATTAATAggattaattaataataaaaaatcagGAAACGACGACATAaaagataatgaaaaagaaggAGAAGAAAATAGTAATACTATTCAAGCTATCGAATGTTCAGAATTACATGTCAATAAAAATCCAAATGAACCTATTTTGCCAGATGATGAATTAGATAAATTTGTTGACAAcgttttaatatattctcGAGCTCAACCAGAAGATAAAATAACTATTGTACAATctttaaaaagaaaaggatATTTAGTAGCTATGACAGGAGATGGTGTTAATGATGCACCTGCATTAAAAGCAGCAGATATTGGTGTAGCTATGGGAATTAATGGAACAGAAGTTGCCAAAGGTGCATCTGAAATGATTCTAATTGATGATAACTTTTGTACAGTTGTTAGTGCTATAGATGTAGGAAGAActatatattcaaatattcaaaaatttgTATGCTTTTTACTTGGAACTAATATCGgagaaattatatatttatctgtTTCTATAATTACACAAATGCCATTTCCTTTAGAAGcattacaaatattatttttgaatttaaTGACTGATGGATGTCCAGCTGTTGCTTTATCAAGAGAACCACCAAATGCTGATAATATGAAAACCCCACCACGACCTAAAAAACAACCAATTATGACAAAAAGATGGTGGTTATATGGAATTCTACCTCATACTATTTTTGAGGCTATATgtgttttattatcattagctttttcattatatatatgtacaggAAGTTATACATTAAATGATATACATAATTCATGTAGAACTGTTAATATTCCAAATAGTTCTGACCCATCagaattttttgaatataaatatttttgtagtACTTATGAATATAGAATTTCACCAGATTACACTGGTTGGATTAcaaatttgaatttttgGGACCCAAGAGAAAATAAACCAATAACATTTTGGGGAGCAGCAAAAGGAAAAATCGAAAATATTACACCAACACATGAATCAATACATCCAGATGTAAGAATAATTATGCAAAGTGGTTGTTTAAACGATTTGCAAACAGATGAATATGGTTGGTGTAAACCTTCAAGTGATGCAACCGTTGAAAGTAATGATGATCATGTTAAAGGGGCATTTAATAGACATTTTGAAGATATATCATCAAAAGGATCAAAAAGAGGTAGAACTATGGCTTTTATATCTGCAGTTTGGTGTGAAATGCTTAGAGCATATACTGTAAGAAGTTGGGAACCATTTTATAAAGTTTTTAATAGAAATATGTGGATGCATTTGGCTTGTAGTATATCAGCTACTATGACATTTTTAGCAACATGTATCCCAGGTATCACATCAATATTAAATACAGAATGTTTATTGTGGTGGCAATATTTAATAGGAATATCCTGGGCTTTACTTAATCTTATCTTAGATGAAATAGTCCCCAaagttatatatagaagaaaatatatgtcaataaaaaattag
- a CDS encoding peripheral plastid protein 1, putative, producing MKLASKTILNTLPLLLILLTICTRNILINSKKLNYTKGGNHAYNYNGWKKNDINKYFYINNWKKRKRRNYKLQHYKLCSIFSIFKKQNDEKGEKKTNASLINNQTTTPKNDTQKDGNDGKGKVENMIKGETKSIKKSDIKKGDENNMTSHEGETYPEIVLDMNKNPQDALKNIQKYTEHLKNVMDKMISLLNNIFFYKIKYIEKDKDFKKFFEYIFKEFEKNYKKITYINEIEKMHYEETKNEYYLANYKYFVKIANTIEEHLLHILKLRLQLLKLKALNEIKDIISKHTNNTDYVSFYNNINNIFISFEKELNNLQPDKYIFTIYDNIKDKKSNMLLNFNYNIPIDKYQNHINKIIDYLKKFSQDLTKKKKKKFYKDMEKNEHYENILKVIDNQQKQIEVLQEQLESSIDGGNGKYSPFYCSIAYRIPDTNLNISTQYLKKKFNIKLNCIPDDSMHLLGSYGFVKALPFGNLGLSLSLNF from the coding sequence atgaaattagcTAGTAAAACCATTTTAAACACATTACCccttttattaatattattgacTATATGTACACgtaatattttgataaattcaaaaaagTTAAATTATACTAAAGGGGGAAATCATGCATACAATTATAATggttggaaaaaaaatgatataaataaatacttttatattaataattggaaaaaaagaaaacgaAGAAATTACAAACTACAACATTACAAGCTTTgttctattttttcaatatttaaaaagcaAAACGATGAAAAAGgagagaaaaaaacaaatgcCTCACTCATTAACAATCAGACGACTACCCCCAAAAATGACACTCAGAAAGATGGAAACGATGGAAAGGGGAAGGTTGAAAATATGATCAAGGGTGAAACAAAAAGTATAAAGAAAAGTGACATAAAGAAAGgggatgaaaataatatgactAGCCATGAAGGGGAGACATATCCTGAAATTGTACTAGACATGAATAAAAACCCTCAAGACGCTctgaaaaatatacaaaaatatacagagcacttaaaaaatgttatggataaaatgataagcttattaaataatatatttttttataaaataaaatatatagaaaaggATAAAGATTTCAAAAagttttttgaatatatatttaaagagtttgaaaaaaattataaaaaaattacatatattaacgaaatagaaaaaatgcATTATGAAGAAactaaaaatgaatattatttagctaactataaatattttgtaaaaatagcTAACACAATTGAAGAAcatttattacatatacTAAAATTAAGATTACAACTTTTAAAACTAAAAGCTTTAAATGAGATTAAAGATATAATTTCTAAACACACTAATAATACAGATTatgtttctttttataataatataaataatatttttatttcatttgaaaaagaattaaataatttacaaccagataaatatatttttactatatatgacaatataaaagataaaaaaagtaatatgctactaaattttaattataatatacctATTGATAAATATCAAAatcatattaataaaattatagactaccttaaaaaattttcacaagatctaacaaaaaaaaaaaaaaaaaaattttataaagacatggaaaaaaatgagcattatgaaaatatattaaaagtaATAGATAATcaacaaaaacaaattgAAGTATTACAAGAACAATTAGAATCATCTATTGATGGGGGTAATGGGAAATATTCTCCTTTCTATTGTTCTATTGCTTATAGAATACCAgatacaaatttaaatatatctacGCAATaccttaaaaaaaaattcaatataaaattaaattgcATTCCAGATGATTCTATGCATCTATTGGGTTCATATGGATTTGTTAAAGCACTTCCTTTTGGTAATCTTGGATTGTCTTTATcgttaaatttttaa
- a CDS encoding glutathione peroxidase-like thioredoxin peroxidase, putative codes for MRILLIVKLCILFLFFGENFITMFPFFKKITVLKTELKPSLYDYNVKSLNGTDVPMSTYKNKVLIIFNSASKCGLTKNHINQFNELHDKFNDKGLEILGFPTYQFFSQEFKQSCDISQFNQEKNIKYNMFAPVEVNGENTHELFKYLKFNCDQMHDENGVLDNIGWNFGKFLVDKNGNVVKYFSPKLSPLNMEKDITDLL; via the exons ATgagaatattattaatagttaaattgtgtatattatttttattttttggtgaaaattttatcacaatgtttcccttttttaaaaaaataactgTATTAAAAACTGAGTTGAAGCCATCTCTATATGATTATAATGTGAAGTCATTAAATGGAACAGACGTGCCAATGtcaacatataaaaataaagtcctaattatttttaattctgcATCAAAATGTGgtttaacaaaaaatcaTATTAATCAGTTTAATGAATTACATGATAAATTCAATGATAAAGGATTAGAG ATTTTGGGTTTCCCTACATATCAATTTTTCAGCCAAGAATTTAAACAAAGTTGTGATATCAGTCAATTTAATCaggagaaaaatataaaatataatatgtttgCCCCTGTTGAAGTTAATGGGGAAAATACCCACGAGCTTTTTAAGTATCTTAAATTTAACTGTGATCAG ATGCATGATGAAAATGGTGTATTAGATAACATCGGATGGAACTTTGGTAAATTTTTAGTAGACAAGAATGGAAATGTAGTTAAGTATTTTTCTCCAAAACTTAGCCCAttaaatatggaaaaagatattaccgatttattataa